The sequence GAAAACACAACAAGGGTAATGACCTCCTGAATTGTCTTGAGCTGCGCCGCACTGAACTGTGCGTGGCCGATGCGATTCGCCGGCACTTGGAAGCAATACTCAATAAAGGCAATCCCCCAACTCGCTAGAATCACCGTGAACAAGGGATACTCCTTGAACTTCAGATGGCCATACCAGGCGAATGTCATAAACACGTTCGAAATCGTCAACAACGCGACAGTCTGCATCGAGCGCACTCCTCCTTCTTGTAAACAATGTTGGCTTATTGTCCATTGAATCAGCGCGGCGGGAAAGCAAATGATCAATTATCGGAAGGACCTATAGGGATAACTGGCGAGGCAGAGCTTGGCAAGCTGGCAAGAAATAGCCCGAGATCTGCTTTCTTTCGAACTGTGTCTCCAAACTCCTGATTAAGCAGAGCGGTGGGGAAATAACCCTGGACGTCTGACAATTTCGTCTCACCATTAAGGTAGAAAGCGATAAAGGAAAGGATGGATCGTCGAGCGATCGAGGCTAATTTTATCAACGACTCCTCAGCTATAAACGGCTCTGGATTTTCAGCCGAGACCGCATATTTTCCGTGAAATAATTTTCCTCTGAGCTTAAATATTTCGTTTAAGAACCGGAATATCTCCTCTCTTTCTTCGGGAGTCTTCCCCAACAATACTGCGCAACTTTGCCTAATACGATATGTCAGCTCTCCCTGATCCTCCGGCGTGTAAAGCGCCTCTAGTGCGATGACTAGGCTGGCAAACTGTTCGACTCTTTTCCCTTTCGAATGAAAATCCTCGTAAAAGTTTCCTGCAGTCCCGATGGCGCGACGCAACTTGCTAGCAAAGTCTTCGATCTTGCCTTTATGTACCTTGTGGGCTTGGTATAGTCGCCCGATATAGCTGCAGTCAGCCTTGGCCAATTGGTATCGCATGAATGGAACGTCCTGTCTTGGAAAGCCCAAGAAATACAACCCTGCTCGATGGACGTCGTTAACCCAGGTTGGCGTGAAATACGGAACAACATAGTCGATATCCACAACTGAGTCCTTCGCATATTGCAAAATCTGCCTTGGTACGGCGGCTTCTTTCCATTTTTTCGCTAGCCAGTCATACATTGTTTCTTGGTCGAGCCCAACATTATCCTGGGCTACGAGAAAGAGCTTCCCCGTCTTGCTTGGACTGAGAAAACTGCTGAGCGTCCTTTCTCCAATCATGTTGGCTACGACGTCAGGAGGAAATTCTCGAATCGCCCATTCAGGAAACAAATTCGCAAAGTCATGCACTTCGCCACTCACTTCAAGATTGAAGAGGTGGAAGCAACTGAACCGTTGAAATTCGTTCGTGTAAAGCTCCTTCTCTAATTCTCCCAAAGACTTGTCAAACTCACCGCTCGGATCACCAGGATTGTCTGCAGAGGATGGGAAATTGAACCGCGGCCAAAAAAGAAGGTCTAGCGCGTAAGCCATGTTGAGGGGACTAGCACAACAGGCTTTCAAGTGAAAATCGTCGGCGAGAATTGCGTTCAACTTCTCCTCAAGAGCTTTTTGGTCAAGACCCCGATCAGCTAGTTCTGCTGACACCTCCTCCGGAAGTTGCTGGGCAATCACAGCGGTTAATGGATACCGGTATTTGGGTAGATAGACACCGAATTGTGAGACAAAAGTCTTCAAGAGATCTTGCAGGAGTAAATTCTTGGCCATTTTACTTGTTTTGTTCTCTGTGGGATTCACCTGATGTCTTATGAACTGGGAATTGTGATGAGGCTGATGGCCATGGGCGCCATCAGCCACCACTTCTCCCAATCTCTCTCCCACCTTCGAGGCGGTCGGAAGGGATGAGCATGGGAGGTTCGCCGTAGCGTCACTTGTCATCCATGGGCATAAACGGTGCTGGGCGCCGATCTGTCTATTCGTCCGTTAAGGCGCACAGCCTGGAGTAGGTGGACAAGTTGCCGTCTATGTTCAGTCGCATTACGGCGAAC is a genomic window of Candidatus Nitrospira kreftii containing:
- a CDS encoding hypothetical protein (conserved membrane protein of unknown function); the encoded protein is MQTVALLTISNVFMTFAWYGHLKFKEYPLFTVILASWGIAFIEYCFQVPANRIGHAQFSAAQLKTIQEVITLVVFSIFSVVYLKEALKWNYVVGFALIVVAVFVIFREW
- a CDS encoding hypothetical protein (conserved protein of unknown function), whose translation is MTSDATANLPCSSLPTASKVGERLGEVVADGAHGHQPHHNSQFIRHQVNPTENKTSKMAKNLLLQDLLKTFVSQFGVYLPKYRYPLTAVIAQQLPEEVSAELADRGLDQKALEEKLNAILADDFHLKACCASPLNMAYALDLLFWPRFNFPSSADNPGDPSGEFDKSLGELEKELYTNEFQRFSCFHLFNLEVSGEVHDFANLFPEWAIREFPPDVVANMIGERTLSSFLSPSKTGKLFLVAQDNVGLDQETMYDWLAKKWKEAAVPRQILQYAKDSVVDIDYVVPYFTPTWVNDVHRAGLYFLGFPRQDVPFMRYQLAKADCSYIGRLYQAHKVHKGKIEDFASKLRRAIGTAGNFYEDFHSKGKRVEQFASLVIALEALYTPEDQGELTYRIRQSCAVLLGKTPEEREEIFRFLNEIFKLRGKLFHGKYAVSAENPEPFIAEESLIKLASIARRSILSFIAFYLNGETKLSDVQGYFPTALLNQEFGDTVRKKADLGLFLASLPSSASPVIPIGPSDN